The Clostridiales bacterium DNA window TTAGCTTTTATGCAAGTCACGCCGCGATTGAGTTTTTGCATTATCACAGCGGCCAATTCATCGGGGTCGTCAATTATTATCTCAAACCTTACGGCCGATTTGAAGCCCTGCAAGATTGTCTCGCTTACTCGCGCGCCCACAAACATTTCAACTATAGAAAGCATAATAGGGTCAAGGCTTGAAAACAAGACAGCGCTTACCAAGACGATAATGCCGTCAAAGAAAAAGATAAAATACGAGATGCCTGTCGCGCTGTATTTTTTGTTTACTAATGCGGCCAAAATATCCGTTCCGCCCGTGCTGCCGCCTATTTTTAACATAATAGCCAAGGCCGCGCCGTTCAAAACCCCTCCCGCAAGCGCCGCCAAAATTTTTTGCTGGGGCGCGTATCTAAAAGTAATATCGGTATTAAGCTCAAGCTGCTCCAAACCAATCAGCATTAAAGAAATTAATATGGTAGAGGCCAAAGTTTTTAGGGTAAAATCCCAGTTCAAATATTTAAAAGAAATAATAATCAATGGTATGTTAAGGGCAAAGATTATATAACCGGAATTGATTGCGCCATTGGATAAAATTTCCACCATTGAGGCTATGCCTGTGACCCCGCCCGGGGCGAAGACATTGGGAACGATAAAAGAATGAATTCCAAACGCCCTCAGCGCGCTGGAGACAATTAGCACCGCGCCTATACCCAAAAAATAAAAAAACTTATTTGTCTTTTTCATTTTGATAAAACCATCTCAAAATTTTTTTAATTATTTTAACTACATATTATTATATATGTCCCAAAAAATATAAAAACATTTGAACATATATAGCAAATATAAATATATAGGTTTAAACCAAAAAGTCAAGATATTGTGACATTGGCGCTTTTTTGACGCAGTATTTTTGCGTTTAGTATAATTGCTTAATCAAATAACTTTGTGTTATACTAAACCATAAATCAAGGTAAATCCAAAAATTATGTCTTTAATAGAAGTAAAAAACGTAAAATACGCTTATAATTACGGCAGCCAAGACGCTATCATCGCCGTTAACGATGTTTCCTTTAGCATCAACGAAGGCGAGTTTGTGGCGCTTGTGGGTCATAACGGCAGCGGCAAATCCACTTTGGCCAAAATGCTAAACGGGCTTATCATCCCATTGGACGGCGATGTCTTAATTGATGGGATGAACACGCGCGACGATTCCTTGCTATACGATATAAGACGGCAAATAGGCGTAGTGTTTCAAAATCCCGACAACCAAATGGTAGCCACCATAATAGAAGACGACGTCGCTTTCGGGCCCGAGAATTTGGGTCTAGACCCAGAAGAGATACGGCAAAGGGTGGATTGGGCGCTAAAAGCCGTTGGAATGGAAAAGCACAAAAAAGGCATGCCTTTTAAGTTGAGCGGCGGGCAAAAACAGCGCGTAGCGATAGCGGGCGTTTTGGCGATAAAACCAAGGATTTTGGTATTGGACGAGTCCACCTCTATGCTGGACCCAAAAGGCAGGACCGAAGTCCTGAATGTGATTAAGCGCCTTAATAAAGAAGAAAACATAACAGTTGTGTTGATCACCCATTATATGGACGAAGCCACGGATACGGACCGTATCATTATATTGAATAAAGGAAAAATAGCTTATATCGGCGGCAAAGAAATATTTTTGGAGGAACAAAGACTAAAAAGCTACGGGCTAAATGTCCCGTCCCATATTCATATCGCCAATTCTTTGCGCCAA harbors:
- a CDS encoding YitT family protein — protein: MKKTNKFFYFLGIGAVLIVSSALRAFGIHSFIVPNVFAPGGVTGIASMVEILSNGAINSGYIIFALNIPLIIISFKYLNWDFTLKTLASTILISLMLIGLEQLELNTDITFRYAPQQKILAALAGGVLNGAALAIMLKIGGSTGGTDILAALVNKKYSATGISYFIFFFDGIIVLVSAVLFSSLDPIMLSIVEMFVGARVSETILQGFKSAVRFEIIIDDPDELAAVIMQKLNRGVTCIKA
- a CDS encoding energy-coupling factor transporter ATPase; translation: MSLIEVKNVKYAYNYGSQDAIIAVNDVSFSINEGEFVALVGHNGSGKSTLAKMLNGLIIPLDGDVLIDGMNTRDDSLLYDIRRQIGVVFQNPDNQMVATIIEDDVAFGPENLGLDPEEIRQRVDWALKAVGMEKHKKGMPFKLSGGQKQRVAIAGVLAIKPRILVLDESTSMLDPKGRTEVLNVIKRLNKEENITVVLITHYMDEATDTDRIIILNKGKIAYIGGKEIFLEEQRLKSYGLNVPSHIHIANSLRQGGMDIGQIWSESDLEEEICRLL